One Setaria viridis chromosome 7, Setaria_viridis_v4.0, whole genome shotgun sequence genomic region harbors:
- the LOC117863232 gene encoding uncharacterized protein gives MDMDLDLGVQVTCPPAPGEDFAFATSETDAAFLVLAHLPGYAKDEVEVRVGTGGTEVAVACARKDAFSVEAAAARVRVAHRQVVDGFRRAFDVPPGVDVGRITVGFEEDDGLLVIIMPKLWPDPTDGGGDEDEEARLHVESDGCECESSSPSAESDSDVDVEMELELGDEASSLDLEHEDWVDVESEEEEPEPPRDVPVVTEVPVVTDVAVETPVPVVTDVAVETSVEVEEDRNVPVETPVEVEEDRDVPVETPVEVEEDRDVPVETPVEVEAEPRVVDIECDVVFEQAEPEPLVETPIEVLGPPHREPEPPADVPNPPVDIQCDVETKPEPPAELEPEEPKPPAEEPVQEPPAEEPAQVEPPAEEPVPKPPAEEPAVEETPVQEPVEEPAEDETPVQEPVEEPADETPVQEPVEEPAVEETPVQEPVEEPAVEETPVQEPVEEPAPEPPVEPPKPATPPESPSGSEDGNSDKDDPGGAEDGRRRRGRRGGRRPRRGRRRGLGLGMVVAPALILLALAVAAARRRRQQQQRG, from the exons ATGGACATGGACCTCGACCTCGGTGTGCAAGTCACCTGCCCGCCCGCACCCGGCGAGGACTTCGCCTTCGCCACCTCCGAGACCGACGCCGCCTTCCTCGTCCTCGCCCACCTCCCTG GCTACGCCAAGGATGAGGTCGAGGTCCGCGTCGGAACGGGCGGCACGGAGGTCGCCGTCGCGTGCGCGAGGAAGGATGCGTtctcggtggaggcggcggcggcgagggtgcgGGTGGCGCACCGGCAGGTGGTCGACGGGTTCCGCCGCGCGTTCGACGTGCCGCCGGGCGTGGACGTGGGCCGGATCACCGTCGGCTTCGAGGAGGACGACGGGCTGCTCGTCATCATCATGCCCAAGCTGTGGCCGGATCCGACggatggcggcggggacgaggacgaggaggcgcgGCTCCACGTGGAGAGCGACGGCTGCGAGTGCGAGTCGTCGTCGCCCAGCGCGGAAAGCGACAGTGATGTCGACGTCGAGATGGAGCTGGAGCTCGGCGATGAGGCGTCCAGCCTCGATTTGGAGCATGAGGATTGGGTCGACGTCGagtcggaggaggaagagccgGAGCCGCCGCGCGACGTGCCGGTGGTTACGGAGGTGCCGGTGGTGACTGATGTGGCGGTGGAGACTCCGGTGCCGGTGGTCACGGACGTGGCGGTGGAGACGTccgtggaggtagaggaggaccGCAACGTTCCGGTGGAGACTCCtgttgaggtggaggaggatcgCGACGTTCCAGTGGAGAcgccggtggaggtggaggaggatcgCGACGTGCCCGTGGAGACGCCGGTCGAGGTCGAGGCCGAGCCGCGCGTGGTGGACATCGAGTGCGACGTCGTGTTCGAGCaggcggagccggagccgctgGTGGAGACGCCGATCGAAGTGCTCGGGCCGCCGCACCGCgagccggagccgccggccgaCGTGCCGAACCCGCCGGTGGACATCCAGTGCGACGTGGAGACCAAGCCCGAGCCGCCCGCTGAGCTGGAACCCGAGGAGCCAAAGCCACCCGCCGAGGAACCTGTGCAAGAGCCGCCGGCCGAAGAGCCGGCGCAGGTTGAGCCGCCTGCCGAAGAACCGGTGCCGAAGCCGCCTGCCGAAGAACCCGCAGTGGAAGAGACGCCGGTCCAAGAGCCAGTGGAAGAACCCGCAGAGGACGAGACGCCGGTCCAAGAGCCAGTGGAAGAACCCGCAGACGAGACGCCGGTCCAAGAGCCAGTGGAAGAACCCGCAGTGGAAGAGACGCCGGTCCAAGAGCCAGTGGAAGAACCCGCAGTGGAAGAGACGCCGGTCCAAGAGCCAGTGGAAGAACCGGCGCCAGAGCCGCCGGTCGAGCCACCAAAACCAGCGACCCCACCAGAATCTCCTTCAGGCAGCGAGGATGGCAATTCTGACAAGGACGACCCTGGAGGTGCTGAGGACGGCAGGAGGAGGCGTGGCAGGAGAGGAGGGCGGCGACCGCGGCGAGGGAGGCGCCGAGGCCTCGGGCTGGGAATGGTGGTCGCCCCCGCGCTGAtcctgctcgcgctcgcggtggccgcggcgaggaggcggcggcagcagcagcaacgcgGGTGA
- the LOC117864916 gene encoding uncharacterized protein — protein sequence MSPANIGGKRTLARRVLNVPSKRSKHDSPVIAPSAAAAASASEVDAAASSSSPWASLHEDLVRLVEWRVLAGDFVDYVRLRAACQHWRSSTACPRGRGVLDRRFHPGHWMLLPEGFRLYPGHTRLRGRVRFFNLRTGAFASVAVPIFKDHYAMDSVDGLLLLQRDHDMAVRLLHPFTGDVVELPSLATLLAQLRALFHPVEVALMKEKECLLCILRKVCAAISLSPDDDGVVTVMLALTNPMAPRVAFRYLRGPAVDSRKLGSTATESGNLVTARQAILPHNSVAFSGGRTTPACGEEREALI from the coding sequence ATGTCGCCGGCAAACATCGGCGGGAAACgcacgctggcgcggcgggtCTTGAATGTCCCGAGCAAGAGGAGCAAGCACGACAGCCCCGTGATCGCGccttctgccgccgccgccgcatccgcctCCGAGGTCGatgccgccgcgtcgtcgtcgtccccctgGGCTTCGTTGCACGAGGACCTCGTCCGCCTCGTGGAGTGGCGCGTGCTGGCCGGCGACTTCGTGGACTACGTCCGCCtccgcgcggcgtgccagcacTGGCGGTCCAGCACGGCGTGCcctcgcggccgcggcgtgcTCGACCGGCGCTTCCACCCGGGGCACTGGATGCTGCTGCCGGAGGGCTTCCGCCTGTACCCGGGCCACACGAGGCTGCGCGGGCGGGTCCGCTTCTTCAACCTCCGCACGGGCGCCTTCGCCAGCGTCGCCGTCCCGATCTTCAAGGACCACTACGCCATGGACTCGGTCGACGGGCTCCTCCTGCTGCAGCGGGACCACGACATGgccgtccgcctcctccaccccttcACCGGCGACGTCGTCGAGCTCCCGTCGCTCGCCACGCTCCTGGCGCAGCTGAGAGCGCTCTTCCACCCCGTCGAGGTGGCCCTCATGAAAGAGAAAGAATGCTTGTTATGCATCCTCAGGAAAGTCTGCGCCGCCATCAGTTTGAGCCCCGACGACGACGGAGTGGTCACCGTCATGCTCGCTCTTACTAACCCCATGGCGCCGCGCGTGGCCTTTCGCTACCTCCGAGGACCAGCAGTGGACTCTCGCAAGCTGGGCAGCACGGCAACGGAGAGTGGGAATCTTGTCACTGCAAGGCAAGCTATACTTCCTCACAACTCGGTTGCATTTTCTGGTGGTCGAACCACCCCAGCATGTGGGGAAGAAAGGGAAGCCCTCATCTGA